Genomic window (Aureibacillus halotolerans):
GCACGGAACATAGCCATTTACGTAAAAGCTGGCGAGTTTGCGGACGCTCCTGTACCGCCTAGCTTGCAGAGGGACGATAACGTTTGGGAGTTGTCGTTGGCTCAGGTGAGCATAAACGCTGGTAAGTCCTTTATTGAGCAAGGTGATGTTACTGATGAGCGTTATGAGAACAGCGTTTGTGGTGTAATTGCATCGACACCTCATGATCATACGGATATTAGGGCGGCGATCGAGGCGTTGGAAACGTTGATCGGGACGGTGAGTAGCGATACCCAAGAAATAAATTCTAGATTGAACGCTAATAATGTTGAAATAGGAAATGGGGCATCAGCAGCATCTAGCTCAGTGGCAATCGGATACCGCGCCGAAGCGGCATTCGGGGCAGTTGCATTAGGATACGACATCGTAGCTCAAGGTAAATCCATCACAATAGGATATGGGTCAGAGTCACGAACAACAAGTAGCACCCTGCCATCTATCGCAATAGGGAATATAGCATTAGCTGAAAGGGATGGCTCTACCGCTCTAGGATATTCAACATGGGCGAGGTCTAGACGCTCAACAGCTATCGGATACGAGGCATCTGCACCTAACGATGATGACGTGAGGCTAGGAGACAGAAACTCCAGTGTTGGAGTGGCTGGGAGTTTTATAGTTCAAGGATCTAAAAACTTTGAAATACCCCATCCAAAGCCTGAAAAACGAGACACTCACATAATTAGACATGGTGCGGTGGAATCGCCGACAGCAGGCGACACACTTTACAGGCGCACTGCCGAGGCGACAGCAGACGGAGAAACGGTTGAGATCCAGTTACCTGATTATTTTGAGCATCTAAATGTGGACGTGGATGTTTGGGTAAATCCACACGAGCATTTTGGCAGAGCATACGGAAAAGTGGTTGGTGACAAATTGCTAGTTACTTGCGAAACGGCAGGAGTATATAAAGCACTAATAATTGGCACACGTAATGATGACCATCCATCTATCCAAAATTGGGGCATCAAAGGCGTGGAGCGTGAAGTGGGCGAGTCGTGGGACGGCGAACCGTATGTCTTTATTGATGAAGAAATTATCACAGAAGACGAAATCATAACAGAAGAGGTGGCAGTATGAACATCGTAATCACGAAAAGCAGTCTACAGTATAAAGCACCATTCGGCGTGACCAAGAGATTACCCGAACACTTTAGCAAACGTGTCGTTAACTACGAAACAAACGGTCAAGAACGACGCATCTTTATCACCAAAGCACAGTTGCCTTTAGAAGCAACCGAGGATGAAATCATCACGTATATCACAGCCAACGCAGATCAATCCGAGCTGGTCGCTGATTATGAAAAGCTCCAACAAGATCAACTACAGCAAACTTTAACGATGGCTGCACTCTACGAGATGGTAATGACAATGGGAGGCGATAGCAATGGCAAAAGCTGAATTTGTCAACATGTACATTATTTTGGTTAAAGCAGGGTTGAGAAGTCTTGAGCCAGGAACTGGAGTCAAAATGGTACATTCATCTGTTATCGACGAAGTAAGAGCAGCACTCGAAGCCGAACAAACCAACGCCGAATAGGGCGTATTTTTTATGCCTAAAAGAGAAAGGGGGCAACGTCATGTCTAGTGAGGAGGTCACACCAGTGGTAGACAACTTTCTACAAACAACTGTCACGCAGCACACAGATCAGATTTCTGATCTAAAAGGTGATGTGAAAGAGATCAGCAATCGTGTGGGGCTTTTAGAAAGACACGCAGCCGTTACTGACGAACGCTTTAACACACTCATGGGCGATGTGGGAGAGATTAAAGGAGATTCCAAATGGGTGCGTAGGATGCTAACAAAAGTAATGGTTGGGTCAGTTGTGGGTGGCATCATATCCGCAGTCGTCGGATTTATCGCAGCAGTGCTTTTGATACCACCAACACCTTAATAGGAGGCTAAGCACATGACCAATTTCATAAAAACCTTAGCGCCGTTTGCGATCAATCATGGTCGTTTAAACGGCGTTTTGCCGTCGTTAATTTTAGCGCAAGGAATACTTGAGTCAGCCTGGGGCACGTCAGATTTAGCAACCAAAGCCAACAACTTATTTGGCATCAAGGCTAGTAACTGGACTGGAGAAACGTACACCAAACGCACCGCAGAGCAACGACCTGATGGCTCAGTCTACTACATCAACGCAGACTTTCGGAGCTATGACACCTACGAGGGCTGTGTGATTGATCTGTGTCATAAATACACACACGGCACGGGTTGGGAGGATTTCAACCGTTATGAGGATGTACTCAACCAAGCCGATTACAAGCGTGCCACACAAGCGGTCAAGGACGCTGGCTATGCAACCGATGTCAACTACCCGTCCAAGCTCAACAAATTGATCGAGCAACACAATTTAACTCAGTATGACAGGGAGGTTTGTACGATGGTAAAGATTGCATTGGACGCAGGTCATGGAGTCAACACACCAGGCAAGCGCACACCAGATGGCGAGCGTGAGTGGACATTTAACAATTGCGTAGTTAACTCCGCAATCAAACACCTGCGCATTTACGAGGGTGTTGAGGTGCTGAGACTGGACGATGAAACAGGTCGCATTGATGTGCCGCTATCCGCAAGGACACGCAAAGCAAACGACTGGGGCGCTCATGCATTAGTGAGTGTCCACCACAACGCCAACACAGGCGATTGGGGTGACTGGACAGGCACAGAGACGTATACGTATTCGGCTGATGTTCCAGAGTCCGAGCGCCTTGCTGAGATCGTACAGGGTGGGTTGTTGAGTGCTTATGGCTTGCGTAATAGAGGGTTGAAGAAAGCTAATTTTCACATGCTTCGTGAGTCCAGGATGCCAGCCATTTTAACTGAGGGCGGTTACATGGATTCAAGCATTGATATAAAAAAGCTGAGAGACACAGATGTTCTCGAGAAAGCAGGGCAGTCCATTGCTGAGAGTGTTGCTGAGTACTTCAATCTCAGTACGAAACAAAAGGCAATAACAGCTGACCAAGGCAATGAGGTGTTGTATTGGGCCGAGTTGCTTGAGGGTGGCTCAGACGGACAACAATCGTGGGCTTATGGCATGTTGCAGAAGTTTTTTAACTGCACAGGTGATAGGTTGTTGATCGATCCGAACCAGGTTAAATATTTGAAGACATTGATTGAAAAAGATGATCGAGGTGTGAGGCTCTGGGCGAAGCAAGAGCTTGAGCGTTATGTGGACACCAACCAGGTGATTTACTTAGCGACCTTACTCAAAGAGTCAGATGGACAACGAGCTTGGGCAGCTGCACAGATGCCTAAATATCTATAGGAGAGTGGATAAAATGAATGAAGTATTGTTGTTTGCAAGCGTATTGGTCGGGGTTGTTACTGCATTGACACAGATCATTAAGACAGCTGTACCGCACCTGTCTAAGAATTACGTGCCTTTGATTGCGTTGTGTTTGGGTGTGTTGGTTGGTGCGGCCGCATATCCATTTGCTGAAGGTCTTGATCTGACGGCTCGACTGTGGGCAGGGGGTTTTGCTGGTCTTGCCTCAACTGGGTTGTTTGAGATCGGGAACGAGCGTAAGGGCAGCACAGGTAAGTTTGGGAAAGTGAGATAAGCACAATAATAAGCACCCAACCGGTCAAGGGGCTGGGTGCTTACTTTTTTACTCACTATTCGGATACAGAGCCAAAGCATAAAATTTCAATCCACGCACCCACAAGGAGTGCGACAGTAGAACTTTATGTTAATTTATCAGATTAATATGATAGAGTCATGTAGTTTATTCATCTTCCTCATCAACAATCCCTTTTGGGTTAGGTTGCATCCCATCAATCACCCATGTCTTACCGATCTTAGTTGAGATGATTTTCCCCTTTGCGCAATAGTTTTTTACCGTACTCGGGTGCATATCCCACTTTTTTGCTGCTTGGTCCGCGCTGATTAAGTTGTTTAACTCCGCGCGTTTTGACATGACCGCCTGTAGGTATTTGCCCGACAAAGGAGTGTTGTTAAACTCGTCTGTCTCAAGCCCTGCAATCTCATCTGCTAGGTACTCAAATAGCAACATTTCCCTGTCGCCCCAATTGTGGTTGTACGCTATAAGCTCCTCATGTATCCACTTGAGCACCTTCTCAGGGTGACGCGCAAAATCCCCTGAGTAACGGCTGCTGATTGACGCTTTGTTAGCTGGTAAAGTGCGCTCTCCTAGCACATCAGCAATGGCTAAGACACGTCCAAACTTTTCGTCTCTTGTCATGACAATTCCTCCTAGTAAATGATTTCTGCAAATAAATAGATTTGATTGACCTGCCAAGCTTCGTATCCGTCTGCAAGTGCTTTTTCCTTTGCCTCTGCGAGCTGAGAAAGAACCTCAGCAGGGTATGCCTCAAAACGATCATCAACATCGTTTTTGCTGATCAGATGGATCACTGAGTCGCTATTGTAAGACGCCTCATCTTTAACGACACACCATGCATCGTGGTCCTCAACGTCGATAAAGATGGATGCTGCACCCTCCCACGTGTTAAACTCCTTAGTTGCTTGCTCAATCCCTTTATACATTGTAATTCCTCCTCATATTTGGTTGTTTTTTATTGCCTTGTGGATCTCTGCCGCGGTGGTTGGCTCTGCAACACCATCCACTACTTTGATGTATCTCCGTCCGCCCATGTCACACACGTCGTAAAAGCCGTCTGCTAACGTAAATTTTTTTGTGGCTCTGGTGTTGCCTTTGTCTTGAGGGACTAGCCACCGGTCAAACCTAAACTCTTTGCTGGGCCCGATGATCTTCGCAACCCACGTTTTATGTTTGCGGCTGCCCTCTGCGATCTCAATGGTGTGGCTCAAGCGATCGCCTCCATTACCTCATACTCTTGCACGTCCTTGACGGTTGCGCCAGTGACTAGGATAAAGCGACGTTCGCCACCGTCACAGACCTCGTACAAACCACCACTAAGCAAGAAAAACTTTTCAACCCAGCTCTCTTTTACTTCTTTTACAAAGGAGCGATCAAATTTAAAACGTGCATGTTTGCCTGTGATTTTAGCGACCCATGACTTGTGCTTACGGCTACCAGCGGATGTAACAAATTCTGCTTTTTTAGGACGTTTAGCTTCTGCCCATGCCATGCGCAATGCCTCTGCAAAATACTCAACAACCTTGCCACCGAATCTTACAACACCTTCACGCGCGATTTCCCAAGCTCTTTTCATGACATTCATTTGATCAGCTCCTTTTCGTCTTATGCGCGTTATCGCGCCTCTTGTTAATAATATACCATGCGCGGTATCGCGTGTAAAGTGGTTTGGCAAATTTATTTGTAAATTATTTCAGTCTCCTTTATACTAAGAACAAACGTTCGTAAAAGGAGACAAGCTAAATGGCAAAACGAGATCCAAGAGAGTACGCAAATTTCGGGCACATTCTTTGGGATAAAAATTTTATCCTCCCTGAGCAAAGGAATGATCTACGCAAACACTATAATGAAGTAAGACGACAACCACGCCCTAACATAGTAGATGAACTTGCACAGGAGCATTACGAACTGCTGCGCCATGCAGCAAAAGAAAAATACGTTCTCCACGCAAGACACTGGACCGCAGAAGACGGACAGTATCATGAGGTAACTGGCGTACCGAAAAATATCTGCGACACCTTTATGACCGTGGATATTGATCATACGTATGTGACCATTTCGTACATCACACACCTGACAAAAGTTTGAAACTATCCTGCGGTAATATGCGTAAATATGGTAAAATTGCCACAAATACATAAGGGAGGGTTTAAATTGAAGAAATTAAGAAATATCGTGTTGTTGACTGTGGCTGCTTTGGTGATCTTTTCAGCTGGTGCTTTTGCTGCAAGTGCTATCAAAGTAAAAGTGGACGGCCGTACTGCTCCAGTTGATGCAAAGTTGATTGACAACACCACGTACGTACCATTGAGAGCCGTATCCGAGATGCTTGGCGCTGATGTTAAGTGGGACCAGGCTAGTAGGACCGTTAACATTGCAAGTGTTGGATCTGCTCTGCCGTCATCTGGTGGGGAGGCTACGAATGTTAATCAGTATGTAAAGCTGGATAAGGTTGTGCAGGATGAGGATTCGTTGAGGTTGTATGTGACGTATTATAATGAGAGTGGCGAGGAAATGAGAGTGGCAGAAAGCCTTGCAACTATTGTCGCTAACGGTAAACAGTATGACTTTGATCAAAGCTTTAATTTTGATCGTTGGTATGGAAACGATGTCGCCCACGCATCAGGAACTCTTCAACCAGGCGTGAGTGCCGAGAGTGTAATTTTCTTTGAGCCTATTCCTGGGGTTGATAAAGTGAACGTCCTACTAAGACCAGGCTTTGAAGACTTCCGTTTTAACGACGTTAAGGTACAAAAATAGTGAAGCTCAAACTTACACTGGCATGCCTATTGCTTTTGCTCACCGCCTGTAGCTCTACTGCATCTGGTCGTAGTATTGAGCCTGATGTAGTCATCAAAGCATGGCAAGAGGCAGGACTAGAAGTAGAGGACGTAAAGGACCAGCCAAAGAATGAATTCAGAGGCTTAGCACCTAACAAGTTTGAGAAGAGTGTGGAGTTTAGCATCCCTTCATTAGGCGAGGACAAAGGTGGCCAGATATTTAGCTACAGTGATCAAGAAGATCTTGACGAAATGAAAGAGTATTATGAGGGACTTGCTGAGTCGATGGGGATGCTGTTTAATTGGACAGCTGCTCATCATAATATTTTAATACAGCTCAATGGCGATTTGAGCGAAGAAGAGTTTGCTGAGTATGTTGATGTTTTACACGAACTATAATTTTTTTACACAGATTTTACACAAGAAGACCGTAAAGCCCTTATACATCAGGGCTCTAGCGGACTAGGATTACGTCCTCCTGGGACGTCAAGAATTAGCACCAACCCTAGAACGACAAGGGGTTGGTGCTTTTTTGTGTTAACAGTTATGAATAGGATCTTTAAATCTTAATAGAAAAAAAGTTGATACAGGATGCTATATGGAGTTGTGTTCTTCTGTCAAAAGAACTAATATAATAAGGAGTCAGAATAATGAGACAAAATGTTTATTGTTGTTATATATGCAAGATCTCTACACTTGGTATCACTGCGTAAAAGCGTAGAATCGACTAATGCCGCTCACGACAATGTTTTCTTTGCCATCGATGACCCGGTTGAGCCACTAATGAAAAGGAGGATAGGTCATATATAGCCGAAATTGTGTGATAATCCATTAACAATTAAGCGTATATATGATATGATCAATGGAAATAACTACAGCTAACGTCATAATAATGTCTGATGAAAACGGCGAAAAGCCACTTCAGGATTACTTGGAAATCCTTGCTGAAACTGCATTGAATAGTCACGTTGACAAAGTGAAATATCTTTTCATTATGAAGGCGCTAGAATATTT
Coding sequences:
- a CDS encoding N-acetylmuramoyl-L-alanine amidase, whose product is MTNFIKTLAPFAINHGRLNGVLPSLILAQGILESAWGTSDLATKANNLFGIKASNWTGETYTKRTAEQRPDGSVYYINADFRSYDTYEGCVIDLCHKYTHGTGWEDFNRYEDVLNQADYKRATQAVKDAGYATDVNYPSKLNKLIEQHNLTQYDREVCTMVKIALDAGHGVNTPGKRTPDGEREWTFNNCVVNSAIKHLRIYEGVEVLRLDDETGRIDVPLSARTRKANDWGAHALVSVHHNANTGDWGDWTGTETYTYSADVPESERLAEIVQGGLLSAYGLRNRGLKKANFHMLRESRMPAILTEGGYMDSSIDIKKLRDTDVLEKAGQSIAESVAEYFNLSTKQKAITADQGNEVLYWAELLEGGSDGQQSWAYGMLQKFFNCTGDRLLIDPNQVKYLKTLIEKDDRGVRLWAKQELERYVDTNQVIYLATLLKESDGQRAWAAAQMPKYL
- a CDS encoding helix-turn-helix domain-containing protein, translated to MTRDEKFGRVLAIADVLGERTLPANKASISSRYSGDFARHPEKVLKWIHEELIAYNHNWGDREMLLFEYLADEIAGLETDEFNNTPLSGKYLQAVMSKRAELNNLISADQAAKKWDMHPSTVKNYCAKGKIISTKIGKTWVIDGMQPNPKGIVDEEDE
- a CDS encoding stress protein — translated: MKLKLTLACLLLLLTACSSTASGRSIEPDVVIKAWQEAGLEVEDVKDQPKNEFRGLAPNKFEKSVEFSIPSLGEDKGGQIFSYSDQEDLDEMKEYYEGLAESMGMLFNWTAAHHNILIQLNGDLSEEEFAEYVDVLHEL
- a CDS encoding YolD-like family protein → MAKRDPREYANFGHILWDKNFILPEQRNDLRKHYNEVRRQPRPNIVDELAQEHYELLRHAAKEKYVLHARHWTAEDGQYHEVTGVPKNICDTFMTVDIDHTYVTISYITHLTKV
- a CDS encoding hemolysin XhlA family protein: MSSEEVTPVVDNFLQTTVTQHTDQISDLKGDVKEISNRVGLLERHAAVTDERFNTLMGDVGEIKGDSKWVRRMLTKVMVGSVVGGIISAVVGFIAAVLLIPPTP
- a CDS encoding copper amine oxidase N-terminal domain-containing protein, translating into MKKLRNIVLLTVAALVIFSAGAFAASAIKVKVDGRTAPVDAKLIDNTTYVPLRAVSEMLGADVKWDQASRTVNIASVGSALPSSGGEATNVNQYVKLDKVVQDEDSLRLYVTYYNESGEEMRVAESLATIVANGKQYDFDQSFNFDRWYGNDVAHASGTLQPGVSAESVIFFEPIPGVDKVNVLLRPGFEDFRFNDVKVQK
- a CDS encoding holin — protein: MNEVLLFASVLVGVVTALTQIIKTAVPHLSKNYVPLIALCLGVLVGAAAYPFAEGLDLTARLWAGGFAGLASTGLFEIGNERKGSTGKFGKVR